In Elusimicrobiota bacterium, the genomic window TTTTTGTTCCTACCTACTTCCTACTACCTACTTGTCCCTCCGGCTTGTCCTCCGAAGCCTTGTGCGTAGGAGGAAGCCCTTTGCCCCTCCGAAGTCTTGACGCAGGAGGGTCCTTCCGGGCTTGCCTGCCCCGCTGACTCGCCCCGATGCATTGATTTCGACCCGTCCTTGCGTTTAGTTTTCGATAGAAAACTGCAAAGGAAGAAATCATTCGGGGTTTGGTTTCGACCGCCATGCGGGGGGCTTGGGAATCTCGTCTTTGTCGTTGATTTTGCTAATCACCAATTACTAATCACTAATTACTGTTTTTTTGAATTTTGATCTTTGATTTTTGATTTTTTACGATCTAATCATTATAAGGAGCATTTTGAATTTCTTGACAGCATGTAAGGCATGCGGTTTTTTTGCCGGCATAATAATAAACTTACCTTTTTCCACTTTGTTTTTCTTGCCAGCGATAGTAATTTCCGCTTCGCCGTCTGCAATATAAACAAGCGCGTCAAACGGAGCTGTATGCTCGCTTAAACCCTCTCCCTTGTCAAACGCAAAAAGCGTTACGGTCCCCGTTTTTTTTCTTATTATTTCCCTGCTTACCACCGAACCCTTTTGATATCGGAGCATTTTGCAAAGATCAATCGCTTTTGAAAGCAAAGAAATATTTTTTGTCATATAGTTGTCCTCAAACAATATTCAACTATGATACGCCTTGCAATTCTTATGCCTGAAATGCACAAAAATTCTTCCGAAATTTTTGTCGTCTTTTTCTATTCTGTGATAAAGGCTTTTTATTTCCGGCTTTGCCAGAAACCTCAAGACATGCTTTTTCAGCTGTCCGCTGCCTTTACCTGAAATAATTTCAACCAGGGCTATCCTTTTCTCAACCGCCTCTCCAATAACTCGGCTGAGCGCGGCTTCAATTTCCCCGCCCTTCCTGAAAATTTCATGCAAGTCCAATTTTAGTTTAGCCATTTTTTGCCTTTTGAATTTATCTACGAACTAATCACTAATTACTGTTTTTTTGAATTTTGATCTTTGATTTTTGAATTCTTTTCCTGCGACTTCCTTAATGTAATTCAATGGAGTCCCGCTGCCTCGCCCCGCTGTCTTGATTCCGACTTGTCCCCATGCCTTGATTTCAAAGAAATCATTGGGGAAGGAATCATGCGGGGGGCGGGATCTACTGCCTACTTCCTGTGTCGTTTGGCGGGCTTGCTGTGCGAGAAGCGCCATTGCGCGGGCATTTTGGGTTTTTCTGCAAGCAAAAGATCTATTTTTCCTTCAACGGTATCGACGGCATTTACAATTACCTTCACTTTTATTCCGGGCTTCAAGTTTGTAACACGCAGCATGCCTTCAGCGCCTGTATCGCCGCACATTACAAACGAGCCCCTGTCTATAACTGTTGTAACGGTCCCCTCCATCACCGAGCCGATCTTATCCTTGAAGAGTTCCGCGCGCATAAGATCAACTGCCTTGTACTCAGCTTCTGCTGCCGTGCGTTCACGCTCCGAGCAATGCTCGCCGGCCTTAACAAGAAAATGATCGTCAAAGTTTTCTTTTTGCCCGGCTATCAGCGCTTTAATGGCGCGGTGCGCCAACAGATCCGGATACCTTCTGATGGGCGAAGTGAAATGAGCATAAGCCTCGGCGGCAATACCGAAATGGCCTGATGATTCAGGCGAGTAAACAGCCTGCTTCATACTGCGCACCATAAGCGAATTTATAATAGCTGAAAGCGGATGGTCTAGTGTCTGGCGAAGTATATCCTGCAATGCTTTATGAGTGTTCCCTGATGTAAGATGCCCGGCAGATAACCCCAGTTCCCCGAGCGTCTTTGCAAGTGTATTTATCTTGACTGGGTCCGGCTCGTCGTGGCGGCGGTGCAAAAACGGAGCTTTTGCGGCTATAAGCTCGGTCGCAATGGCCTCATTGGCAAGGAGCATGAATTCTTCTATAAGCCGGTGGCTCTTAAGCCTCGGGCGAAGGGATACACCCAGCGGCTTGCCATTAGCATCCGTTTCAACCTTGTATTCAGGAAGATCAAAATCCAGCGCGCCCCGCTTGACCCTGGCCCTATACAAGACATCGGACATATCTCCCATAAGCATCACGGCCTGCTCGGCAGCTTTGGGTACGGCAGAGACCTTCCCGCCATCCAGAAACGTCTGAACTTCCTCATATGTGAAGCGTCTGCATGATCGTATAACGGTGTTTGCCAAGCGCCGCTTGGTCACATTACCTTTAGAGTCTATGTCCATAAACACCGATACCGTAAGCCGCTCTTCCAGCGGTACAAGACTGCATAAATTGTTTGAAAGCGTTGGCGGAAGCATCGGCACAACCCGGTCAGGCAGGTAAACGCTGGTCCCGCGCTCGTAAGCCTCTTTATCCAAAGCTGAACCCGGCTTCACATAATGCGCCACATCGGCGATATGCACGCCAAGCCGAACAATGCCGCCATCCAGAGATTCAATTGAGACTGCGTCATCAAAATCCTTAGCGTCAGCCCCGTCAATAGTCACGATTGTAAGGTTAAACAACTCTTCCCGTCCGTGCCAAAGCTTTGGCTCAAGCTTTTCGGGCAGG contains:
- a CDS encoding Smr/MutS family protein, which produces MAKLKLDLHEIFRKGGEIEAALSRVIGEAVEKRIALVEIISGKGSGQLKKHVLRFLAKPEIKSLYHRIEKDDKNFGRIFVHFRHKNCKAYHS
- a CDS encoding cupin domain-containing protein, whose translation is MTKNISLLSKAIDLCKMLRYQKGSVVSREIIRKKTGTVTLFAFDKGEGLSEHTAPFDALVYIADGEAEITIAGKKNKVEKGKFIIMPAKKPHALHAVKKFKMLLIMIRS
- a CDS encoding VacB/RNase II family 3'-5' exoribonuclease, with translation MVGYGQHQDINKSFMRQHWKKHQEHRGARRHGAIIEGVIQHHGRFAFLLANEPGGSDVFLRGPGINLAMDGDRVSARVRPERDGRFSGEILEVLKHARTSIVGVLKKIPHGWVLFPEKGNAPAAQVLGFLHKIVPQEGSFAVLEVSRWPTEKQGAAGMVTELLGAPGDLRARITMFLRSRGIAETFPKEVLAQSGSLPEKLEPKLWHGREELFNLTIVTIDGADAKDFDDAVSIESLDGGIVRLGVHIADVAHYVKPGSALDKEAYERGTSVYLPDRVVPMLPPTLSNNLCSLVPLEERLTVSVFMDIDSKGNVTKRRLANTVIRSCRRFTYEEVQTFLDGGKVSAVPKAAEQAVMLMGDMSDVLYRARVKRGALDFDLPEYKVETDANGKPLGVSLRPRLKSHRLIEEFMLLANEAIATELIAAKAPFLHRRHDEPDPVKINTLAKTLGELGLSAGHLTSGNTHKALQDILRQTLDHPLSAIINSLMVRSMKQAVYSPESSGHFGIAAEAYAHFTSPIRRYPDLLAHRAIKALIAGQKENFDDHFLVKAGEHCSERERTAAEAEYKAVDLMRAELFKDKIGSVMEGTVTTVIDRGSFVMCGDTGAEGMLRVTNLKPGIKVKVIVNAVDTVEGKIDLLLAEKPKMPAQWRFSHSKPAKRHRK